A genome region from Bacteroides stercoris ATCC 43183 includes the following:
- a CDS encoding family 65 glycosyl hydrolase domain-containing protein encodes MKKYLKTDEWNIIEDSFQADRMRWSESIFSLGNGRFGQRGHFEEPYSSDSYRGAFVAGITFLDKTRVGWWKNGFPQFYTRIPNAPDWSSISLRLIDEELDLAQWDVDSFNRRLDMKAGISYRDAEVTSSRGNKLRLHVEHIANMAHPNLCLIKYSVTSVNYTGKVSLVPILDGDTANPVRHPDEKIWNILRSGTTSDCAYLWTQTRREDAQICYAMTYRFFKNNKETFANPIRIEKEKQAGFSVGTEVKPGDTVTLVKYIAIASSLYYERQDLIEASVAEARNAQSTGWDALEQEHRNAWQEIWDETDVSIEGDPEAQQGIRYNIFQLYQTYRGDDPRLNIGPKGFTGEKYGGNTYWNTELCCVPFFLLSTPKKIAENLLIYRYKQLPKAIENARKLGFDHGAALFPQVTSNGEECHSEWEITFEEVHRNNMIVYAILQHATLTGTLDYIAHYGLEVMIAVSRFWSQRVSFSQPKQKYVILGVTGPDEYENNVNNNWYTNYSCMRCLETTLSFLEIIARQYPDEYARICSITNLNYTEESERWRDIIERMYLPEDPERGIFIQNDGYMDKVLQSTDAIPAGERPINQYWSWDRILRSCYIKQSDILLGLYLYYFNFDRETIRRNFEFYEPMTVHESSLSPHIHSILAARIGKVEKAYQLFLHATRLDLDDYNNEGDQGLHITSMPGSWLAVVRGFAGLQIQGGTLKIEPVIPAKWSGYSFKVNYLGNTLHIQIGKEIKISLTAGKQLNIQVYQNVYELKQGLDLTVNRKDLS; translated from the coding sequence ATGAAGAAATACCTTAAAACCGATGAATGGAATATTATAGAAGATAGTTTTCAAGCCGACCGCATGCGGTGGTCGGAAAGCATATTCAGTCTTGGAAACGGCCGTTTCGGACAACGGGGACATTTTGAAGAACCATACAGCAGCGACAGCTATCGCGGCGCATTCGTGGCAGGTATCACCTTTCTGGACAAAACGCGTGTAGGCTGGTGGAAGAACGGTTTTCCGCAATTCTACACACGCATCCCCAATGCTCCGGACTGGAGCAGTATCAGCCTGCGCCTCATCGACGAGGAACTAGACCTGGCACAATGGGATGTGGACAGTTTCAACAGACGCCTCGACATGAAAGCGGGTATTTCTTATCGGGACGCGGAAGTAACCTCTTCGCGGGGAAACAAACTCCGCCTGCACGTGGAACATATCGCCAATATGGCTCACCCCAATCTCTGCCTTATAAAGTACAGCGTTACGTCCGTCAACTATACAGGCAAGGTTTCACTTGTGCCTATCCTTGACGGAGACACCGCGAACCCGGTCAGGCATCCGGATGAAAAGATATGGAATATCCTGCGCTCCGGCACCACCAGCGACTGTGCCTATCTGTGGACACAGACCAGGCGGGAGGATGCGCAAATATGCTATGCCATGACCTACCGGTTCTTCAAGAACAATAAAGAGACTTTTGCCAACCCGATACGGATAGAAAAAGAAAAACAGGCCGGATTCAGCGTAGGCACTGAAGTAAAGCCGGGAGATACCGTGACGCTCGTCAAATACATTGCCATAGCATCGTCCCTTTATTATGAACGGCAGGATTTGATAGAAGCCTCCGTAGCAGAAGCCCGCAACGCCCAAAGTACAGGTTGGGATGCTCTGGAACAGGAGCACCGGAATGCCTGGCAGGAGATATGGGACGAAACCGATGTCAGTATCGAAGGCGACCCGGAAGCCCAGCAAGGCATACGCTACAACATCTTCCAGCTCTACCAGACATACCGGGGAGACGACCCCCGCCTGAATATCGGCCCCAAAGGTTTCACCGGCGAGAAGTACGGCGGAAATACTTACTGGAATACCGAATTGTGCTGCGTACCTTTCTTCCTGCTTTCCACCCCGAAGAAGATTGCCGAAAACCTGCTGATATACCGCTATAAGCAACTGCCCAAAGCCATTGAGAATGCCCGTAAGTTGGGATTCGACCATGGAGCCGCCCTCTTCCCGCAGGTCACCAGCAACGGAGAAGAGTGCCACAGCGAATGGGAGATTACTTTTGAAGAGGTTCACCGGAACAATATGATTGTCTATGCCATTCTGCAACATGCCACGCTTACGGGTACGCTGGACTACATCGCCCATTACGGATTGGAAGTAATGATAGCCGTCAGCCGCTTCTGGAGCCAACGGGTGTCTTTCTCGCAACCCAAGCAGAAATACGTCATTCTGGGAGTTACCGGACCCGATGAATACGAAAACAACGTAAACAATAACTGGTATACCAACTACTCCTGCATGCGTTGCCTCGAAACCACTCTCAGTTTCCTTGAAATCATTGCCCGGCAATATCCCGATGAATATGCCCGCATATGCAGCATCACCAACCTGAATTATACGGAAGAGAGTGAACGCTGGCGGGACATTATCGAACGGATGTACCTGCCGGAAGATCCGGAACGCGGTATCTTCATCCAAAACGACGGCTATATGGACAAGGTTCTGCAAAGCACCGACGCCATTCCCGCCGGCGAACGCCCCATCAACCAGTATTGGTCGTGGGACCGTATCCTGCGTTCGTGCTACATCAAGCAGAGTGATATCCTGCTCGGCCTGTACCTCTATTATTTCAACTTCGACCGGGAGACCATCCGCCGCAACTTCGAATTTTACGAACCGATGACCGTGCACGAGTCTTCCCTCTCCCCGCACATCCACTCTATTCTTGCCGCACGCATCGGGAAAGTGGAAAAGGCATACCAACTATTCTTACACGCTACCCGCCTCGACCTGGACGACTACAACAATGAAGGAGACCAGGGGCTGCATATAACCAGTATGCCGGGCAGTTGGCTGGCTGTTGTACGCGGATTTGCAGGATTGCAGATACAGGGCGGCACGCTTAAGATTGAACCGGTCATACCGGCGAAATGGAGCGGCTATTCGTTCAAAGTGAATTACTTGGGCAATACGCTGCATATACAGATAGGCAAAGAAATAAAAATCAGCCTGACCGCAGGAAAACAATTGAACATACAGGTATATCAAAACGTTTATGAATTAAAACAAGGGTTGGATTTGACTGTCAACCGCAAAGACTTGTCTTAA
- a CDS encoding polysaccharide lyase family 8 super-sandwich domain-containing protein: protein MIKRLVLFCCLCLPALAVSAQEQEVKFAFDNYHRYYREARLCTDSVKLEAMKKLRVYFHEHPYRLSKVNMSVPPARCLELLTPEGTFSDMDALEAEFERSNAYRKSFHTTADDRVGIFIGNALDRLCCIADAYRRGTLTADESLSDKVLKAVVHYGMLEAGRSNAVSRFHASCFAIPTAAVNIYFAWLDKMELAERGGATPLLEAACDMLKVLGLQAYTQPLRHDETDKNVVSIERFRNHVWWVGGNALAYRSLLPVAAMYSSVPMVDVLAEVCRRGISVTSQLTLHDSFWTEGFTADGAGWGHGKQCLIWGYPIDGTFNALNMLGMLKGTPWAERLSRKNAQAILNFLRGGNWYYYKGFTLPCLDRGSYVYTAAEKEIPYAKMLNKVLTDWMDAFTETEQAELRQLWKEVKEKHIRMAGYAPGMYSGTRWFFNNDDLIKKTPDCHIMVNMASMRCDGLESAPNFADAYNFYPTDGMTLFQRSGNEYRSIMGGWDVTASPGVTAREGMERLEPVVNWRGYCSKHNYAAAATDGSGDAVAGYIFEKMNASEKEGVNDRGSSAGCNEVLYGVKAYKSYFIQGDYMVALGAGVTNRQSGQPGHIRTTIDQTALLNDVCLLEKGKKTALSAGVHTWKISGKNTPWLVQEGQFAYRVLPEYSRKAFVACETRPANWVLHNKTNAGKKNLPDSVKILRLWIDHGQAPVDDTYGYTVYTGKSTPSARLPFRVLRNDSLVQAVQSADKKLLQAVFYPGNHGLQAGGVSLTASEPCTVMIKTVAGKSVFTVTDACMNAALKKITLTYNGETIEVSMPQGEFCGRTASYELP from the coding sequence ATGATAAAGAGACTTGTTTTATTTTGTTGCCTATGCTTGCCGGCATTGGCTGTCTCTGCCCAAGAGCAGGAAGTTAAGTTTGCTTTCGATAACTATCACCGCTATTACCGCGAGGCGCGCCTCTGCACCGATAGTGTAAAATTGGAGGCAATGAAGAAATTGCGTGTCTATTTTCATGAGCATCCTTACAGGCTGTCTAAGGTGAATATGTCCGTGCCGCCCGCCAGGTGTCTGGAGTTGCTTACGCCGGAGGGGACATTCTCGGATATGGACGCTTTGGAAGCTGAGTTCGAACGTAGCAATGCCTATCGGAAGAGCTTCCATACAACAGCCGATGACCGGGTGGGTATTTTCATCGGAAACGCTCTTGACCGCTTGTGCTGCATTGCCGACGCATACCGCCGCGGTACGCTGACGGCAGACGAGTCGTTGAGCGACAAAGTGCTGAAAGCGGTGGTGCACTACGGCATGCTGGAAGCCGGACGCTCGAACGCCGTTTCCCGTTTTCACGCTTCCTGCTTTGCCATTCCTACGGCTGCGGTAAACATCTATTTCGCCTGGCTGGATAAAATGGAACTTGCCGAACGCGGCGGTGCAACTCCTTTGCTGGAGGCCGCTTGCGATATGCTGAAGGTATTGGGGCTGCAAGCCTATACGCAGCCGCTGCGTCATGATGAAACCGACAAGAACGTTGTTTCGATAGAACGTTTCCGCAATCATGTATGGTGGGTGGGCGGCAACGCGTTGGCATACCGTTCGCTATTGCCCGTAGCTGCAATGTACAGTTCGGTGCCTATGGTGGATGTATTGGCAGAAGTTTGCCGGAGAGGTATCAGCGTGACTTCCCAACTTACTCTGCACGATTCTTTCTGGACCGAAGGTTTTACTGCCGACGGTGCAGGGTGGGGACATGGTAAGCAATGCCTGATTTGGGGATATCCCATAGACGGAACCTTCAATGCCTTGAATATGCTGGGTATGCTGAAAGGGACACCGTGGGCGGAGCGCCTGAGCAGGAAGAATGCCCAAGCTATCCTGAACTTTCTACGCGGTGGAAACTGGTACTACTATAAAGGATTTACCTTGCCTTGTCTGGACCGTGGCTCGTATGTCTATACCGCTGCCGAAAAAGAGATTCCTTACGCAAAGATGCTGAATAAAGTGCTGACGGACTGGATGGATGCTTTTACGGAAACCGAGCAGGCGGAGTTACGGCAGTTATGGAAAGAAGTGAAAGAAAAGCATATCCGGATGGCGGGGTACGCTCCGGGTATGTATTCCGGAACCCGCTGGTTCTTTAATAACGATGATTTGATAAAGAAAACCCCCGACTGCCACATAATGGTGAATATGGCTTCTATGCGTTGTGACGGCTTGGAGAGTGCTCCCAACTTTGCCGATGCCTATAATTTCTACCCTACGGACGGTATGACTTTGTTTCAGCGCAGCGGCAACGAATATCGCTCCATCATGGGTGGCTGGGACGTAACGGCATCTCCCGGAGTAACCGCACGCGAAGGCATGGAGCGCCTGGAACCGGTAGTTAACTGGCGCGGCTATTGCAGTAAGCATAATTATGCGGCAGCAGCCACGGACGGTAGCGGCGATGCAGTGGCGGGATATATTTTCGAGAAAATGAATGCTTCGGAGAAAGAGGGTGTGAACGACCGGGGCAGCAGTGCCGGCTGTAACGAGGTGCTTTATGGTGTAAAGGCTTATAAATCTTATTTTATTCAGGGAGACTATATGGTTGCCTTGGGAGCGGGTGTAACGAACAGGCAGTCCGGACAGCCGGGACACATCCGTACCACTATCGACCAGACGGCCTTGCTGAATGATGTCTGTTTATTGGAGAAAGGCAAGAAAACGGCTCTTTCAGCCGGTGTGCATACTTGGAAAATCTCAGGCAAGAACACACCCTGGCTGGTGCAGGAGGGGCAATTTGCTTACCGCGTTCTTCCTGAATACAGCCGGAAAGCGTTCGTAGCCTGCGAAACGCGTCCTGCGAACTGGGTGCTGCACAACAAAACAAATGCCGGTAAGAAGAATCTGCCGGATAGCGTGAAAATTCTCCGTTTGTGGATTGACCACGGACAAGCGCCCGTGGATGATACGTACGGTTATACCGTGTATACGGGAAAGAGCACTCCGTCCGCCCGGTTGCCTTTCCGTGTACTGAGGAATGACTCCTTGGTACAGGCGGTGCAGTCGGCAGATAAAAAACTGTTGCAGGCGGTGTTCTATCCGGGCAACCATGGCCTGCAGGCCGGCGGTGTGTCGCTTACAGCTTCTGAACCTTGTACCGTAATGATAAAGACGGTGGCAGGAAAGTCCGTCTTTACAGTGACGGATGCCTGCATGAATGCGGCTTTGAAGAAAATAACGCTTACTTATAACGGTGAAACGATAGAAGTATCTATGCCGCAGGGGGAATTTTGCGGTAGGACGGCATCGTATGAATTGCCTTAA
- a CDS encoding LacI family DNA-binding transcriptional regulator: MNKPQITIKDIARALNVSPSTVSRALKDNPDISRETRDLIHAYAREHNYKPNVLAVNLRSSRSNTIGVIVPQLVHHFFSCVLSGIETAAAKAGYNIIVAQSNESYEQEVKIVHSFLAARVCGVIASLAKNTEQYDHYQELLNNDIPIVFYDRICTELKTERVVVDDYAGSFAAVEYMIQTGCKRIFFYGASPHLEITKNRRNGYLDAMKKYKVPVDDSMIKLCDNRERAIAITPDLLESDNRPDGFFAINDETAAGILYACKLVGLKVPDEVSICGFTDGAIAQSTDPKLTTVEQHGEEVGKSAFSILTDKLNGHEGKSTNKIVRTNLVVRGTTK, translated from the coding sequence ATGAACAAACCGCAGATAACCATTAAAGATATTGCCCGGGCATTGAATGTCTCGCCGTCCACCGTGTCGAGAGCGCTCAAGGATAATCCGGACATCAGCCGGGAAACCCGTGACCTCATCCATGCCTACGCCCGCGAACATAACTACAAACCCAATGTGCTTGCCGTGAACCTCCGTTCGAGCCGCAGCAATACGATTGGCGTGATTGTGCCCCAACTGGTGCATCATTTCTTCTCGTGCGTGCTGAGCGGCATCGAGACAGCGGCGGCCAAAGCCGGCTACAACATAATCGTGGCTCAAAGCAACGAGTCTTACGAACAGGAAGTCAAAATCGTCCACTCTTTCCTTGCCGCCCGCGTTTGCGGCGTCATAGCCTCCCTTGCCAAAAACACGGAGCAATACGACCACTATCAGGAGCTGCTGAACAACGACATACCGATTGTATTTTACGACCGCATCTGTACGGAGCTGAAAACGGAACGGGTGGTTGTGGACGACTATGCCGGCTCGTTTGCCGCCGTAGAGTACATGATTCAGACCGGATGCAAACGTATCTTCTTCTACGGCGCATCTCCGCATCTGGAGATTACCAAAAACCGGCGGAACGGCTATCTGGATGCCATGAAGAAATACAAAGTGCCGGTGGACGACAGCATGATAAAGCTGTGCGACAACCGTGAACGCGCCATTGCCATAACGCCCGACCTGCTGGAGAGTGACAATCGTCCCGATGGTTTCTTTGCAATTAATGACGAAACGGCGGCAGGTATATTGTATGCCTGCAAGCTGGTGGGACTGAAAGTGCCGGACGAAGTTTCCATCTGCGGCTTCACCGACGGAGCCATCGCCCAAAGCACCGACCCGAAACTGACCACTGTGGAGCAGCACGGAGAAGAAGTGGGCAAAAGCGCATTCAGCATCCTTACAGACAAGCTGAACGGGCACGAGGGAAAAAGCACCAACAAGATTGTGCGGACAAACCTGGTGGTAAGGGGAACGACCAAATAA
- a CDS encoding glycoside hydrolase family 2 TIM barrel-domain containing protein, whose product MNKRLITGICCFFLFTAVMAQRTEVLLEKGWKFFRGDISGAAHPGYDDEQWQAVTVPHDWAIYGPFDRDNDLQKVAVTQNFEKQASVKTGRTGGLPYVGVGWYRTTFTVPARKQATLVFDGAMSEARVYINGQEACFWPFGYNSFHCDVTPYIYKDGKPNTLAVRLENKPQSSRWYPGAGLYRNVRLLTTEPVCVPVWGTQLTTPHVSDKYASVRLRTEIANAGNKHIRIVTEIISPDGKVVAAKDNTRKINHGQPFEQNFLVDAPALWSPETPRLYKASSKIYADGRLVDEYTTRFGIRSIEIVADKGFFLNGKHRKFQGVCNHHDLGPLGAAVNVAALRRQLTLLKDMGCDAIRTSHNMPAPELVELCDEMGFMMMIEPFDEWDIAKCDNGYHRYFDEWAERDMVNMLRHYRNNPSVVMWSIGNEVPTQCSAEGYKVASFLQDICHREDPTRPVTCGMDQVSCVLENGFAAMIDVPGLNYRAHRYVESYNALPQNIILGSETASTVSSRGVYKFPVEKRAGATYADHQSSGYDVEYCSWSNVPDEDFALADDYDWTIGQFVWTGFDYLGEPSPYDTDAWPSHSSVFGIIDLASLPKDRYYLYRSIWNKTANTLHVLPHWTWPGREGENTPVFVYTSYPAAELFVNGKSYGKQRKLTASESKALQGKDSLALQRRYRLMWMDVPYEPGELKVVAYDASGKPAEEKIVRTAGKPHHLELVADRTRLAADGKDLAYITVRVVDKDGNLCQSDNRLVSFSVKGAGRYRAAANGDATSLDLFHLPKMPAFSGQLTAIVQSTEQSGEIVFEAKAKGLQTGTILLSADR is encoded by the coding sequence ATGAATAAGAGACTGATAACGGGCATCTGTTGCTTCTTCCTCTTTACGGCCGTTATGGCGCAGCGTACCGAAGTGCTATTGGAAAAGGGCTGGAAGTTCTTCCGGGGAGATATATCCGGAGCTGCTCATCCGGGATATGACGATGAGCAATGGCAGGCGGTAACCGTGCCTCACGATTGGGCCATTTACGGACCGTTCGACCGTGACAACGATTTGCAGAAAGTAGCCGTCACGCAGAATTTCGAAAAACAGGCTTCGGTAAAGACCGGACGCACGGGCGGATTGCCTTATGTAGGCGTAGGCTGGTATCGCACCACCTTTACCGTTCCCGCCCGCAAACAGGCTACACTGGTTTTTGACGGAGCCATGAGCGAAGCCCGTGTCTATATCAACGGGCAGGAAGCCTGCTTCTGGCCTTTCGGCTATAACTCTTTCCATTGCGATGTCACACCTTATATATATAAGGACGGAAAACCCAATACGCTTGCCGTGCGGTTGGAGAACAAACCGCAGTCTTCGCGCTGGTATCCCGGTGCGGGGTTGTACCGGAATGTCCGCCTGCTGACGACCGAACCGGTATGCGTTCCGGTGTGGGGCACTCAGCTTACCACCCCGCACGTGTCGGACAAGTATGCTTCCGTGCGTTTGCGTACGGAGATTGCCAATGCCGGAAACAAGCATATCCGGATTGTGACCGAGATTATATCGCCGGACGGTAAGGTGGTTGCCGCCAAAGACAACACCCGCAAAATAAACCACGGGCAGCCTTTCGAGCAGAACTTCCTGGTAGATGCTCCCGCTTTATGGTCGCCGGAGACACCCCGGCTCTACAAGGCGTCTTCCAAGATATATGCCGACGGCAGGCTGGTGGACGAATATACCACCCGTTTCGGCATCCGCAGCATAGAGATTGTGGCGGACAAAGGCTTTTTCCTGAACGGCAAGCACCGTAAGTTTCAGGGCGTCTGCAACCATCACGACCTGGGGCCTTTGGGGGCTGCCGTCAATGTGGCTGCTCTCCGCCGCCAGCTCACGCTGCTGAAGGATATGGGTTGCGATGCCATCCGTACATCGCACAATATGCCGGCTCCGGAACTGGTGGAACTTTGCGACGAAATGGGCTTTATGATGATGATAGAGCCTTTCGATGAATGGGATATTGCCAAATGCGATAACGGCTATCACCGTTACTTCGACGAATGGGCGGAGCGGGACATGGTGAATATGTTGCGTCATTACCGTAATAATCCGAGTGTGGTCATGTGGAGCATTGGCAACGAAGTGCCTACGCAGTGCAGTGCCGAGGGCTATAAAGTCGCTTCTTTCCTGCAGGATATATGCCACCGCGAAGATCCCACACGTCCTGTTACCTGCGGTATGGACCAGGTGTCTTGCGTCCTGGAAAACGGTTTCGCCGCTATGATAGACGTTCCCGGTCTCAACTACCGCGCCCACCGCTATGTGGAGTCTTACAACGCACTTCCGCAGAATATCATTCTTGGTTCGGAAACCGCCTCTACCGTAAGTTCCCGCGGAGTCTATAAATTCCCGGTAGAGAAACGGGCAGGGGCAACGTATGCCGACCACCAGTCTTCGGGGTATGATGTGGAGTATTGCTCTTGGTCGAATGTGCCCGATGAGGACTTTGCCCTGGCCGATGATTACGACTGGACTATCGGGCAGTTTGTCTGGACGGGTTTCGACTATCTGGGCGAACCCTCTCCGTACGACACGGATGCCTGGCCCAGCCACAGTTCCGTATTCGGCATCATTGACTTGGCAAGCCTGCCCAAAGACCGCTATTATCTGTACCGCAGCATCTGGAACAAGACCGCAAATACCCTGCACGTCCTTCCGCACTGGACATGGCCGGGCAGGGAAGGAGAGAATACTCCCGTCTTTGTTTATACCAGCTATCCCGCTGCGGAACTTTTCGTCAATGGCAAGAGCTACGGTAAGCAACGCAAACTGACGGCATCGGAGAGCAAAGCCTTACAAGGCAAGGACTCGCTTGCCTTGCAACGCCGCTACCGCCTGATGTGGATGGATGTTCCTTATGAACCGGGCGAACTGAAAGTCGTGGCTTATGATGCTTCCGGCAAACCGGCAGAAGAGAAAATCGTCCGTACCGCCGGCAAACCTCATCATCTGGAACTGGTTGCCGACCGCACCCGGCTTGCTGCCGACGGTAAAGACCTTGCCTACATCACCGTCCGCGTTGTCGATAAAGACGGCAATCTCTGCCAGTCGGACAATCGTCTTGTCTCTTTCTCTGTAAAAGGAGCCGGCCGTTACCGTGCGGCAGCCAATGGCGATGCCACCAGCCTCGACCTTTTCCATTTACCCAAGATGCCGGCTTTCAGCGGACAGTTGACGGCTATCGTGCAGAGCACGGAACAGTCCGGTGAAATTGTTTTTGAAGCCAAAGCAAAAGGCTTGCAGACTGGGACAATCTTGTTGTCTGCCGATAGGTAG
- a CDS encoding arabinogalactan endo-beta-1,4-galactanase, with amino-acid sequence MKHIKFITFFLSIACLFIACKNTADNDREGTSPAPEQIPGTGDDSFAKGADISWVTEMEAAGHCFYNADGKQLECTALMKECGLDAVRLRVWVDPAEHGNWCNTPDVVAKAKRAKDLGMDVMIDFHYSDWWADPAQQNKPAAWKDKTLPELKKAIGDHTVAVLQALKAAGVSPKWVQVGNEIRPGMLWDKNVALSGASYDVKERDLKNAPATASDKVVYPANWSNLADFITEGYNAVKSVFSDAIVIVHLDNGWDKELFNWFFDELKKHNGKWDMIGMSLYPYWTRMEKSDYTADDIITDCMENIKALGAKYDCDVMIVETGMECGDDKGNLASASVLAEGKRQLERIVKESRENTGGRCKGVFYWEPECKPSQYRLGAFTADGRPTVIMDAFK; translated from the coding sequence ATGAAACACATTAAATTTATTACTTTCTTTTTGAGTATCGCATGCCTTTTCATTGCATGCAAGAACACGGCCGACAACGATAGGGAAGGCACGTCTCCGGCACCGGAGCAGATTCCCGGCACCGGAGATGATTCTTTTGCCAAAGGCGCCGACATCAGTTGGGTTACGGAAATGGAAGCGGCCGGACATTGCTTCTATAATGCCGACGGCAAGCAGCTTGAATGCACTGCCCTGATGAAGGAGTGCGGACTGGATGCGGTTCGCCTGCGTGTGTGGGTAGACCCGGCAGAGCACGGCAACTGGTGCAATACACCCGATGTCGTAGCCAAGGCCAAGAGGGCGAAGGATTTGGGAATGGACGTAATGATAGATTTCCATTATAGTGACTGGTGGGCAGACCCCGCCCAGCAAAACAAGCCTGCCGCATGGAAGGACAAAACGCTGCCGGAACTGAAGAAAGCCATCGGCGACCATACGGTAGCGGTGCTTCAGGCCTTGAAGGCGGCGGGAGTTTCTCCCAAATGGGTGCAAGTGGGCAACGAAATACGTCCGGGTATGTTGTGGGATAAGAATGTGGCGCTGAGCGGTGCATCCTATGATGTGAAAGAGCGTGACTTGAAAAACGCTCCGGCAACGGCGTCGGATAAAGTCGTGTATCCCGCAAACTGGAGTAATTTGGCCGATTTCATCACTGAGGGCTACAATGCGGTGAAGTCAGTCTTCAGCGATGCGATTGTGATTGTTCATCTGGACAACGGTTGGGATAAAGAACTGTTCAACTGGTTTTTCGATGAGCTGAAGAAACACAACGGGAAGTGGGATATGATAGGCATGTCGCTTTATCCTTACTGGACACGGATGGAGAAGTCGGATTATACCGCCGATGACATTATCACCGACTGCATGGAGAATATCAAGGCGTTGGGCGCCAAGTATGATTGTGATGTGATGATAGTGGAAACCGGCATGGAATGCGGTGATGACAAGGGCAATCTGGCAAGTGCGTCTGTCCTTGCCGAAGGCAAACGGCAGTTGGAACGCATCGTCAAGGAAAGCCGAGAGAATACCGGAGGACGCTGCAAGGGTGTGTTCTATTGGGAGCCGGAGTGCAAGCCGAGCCAGTATCGGTTGGGAGCGTTTACTGCCGACGGCCGCCCTACGGTGATTATGGATGCGTTTAAATAA
- a CDS encoding SLC45 family MFS transporter has translation MKVKPDLSFWKLWNISFGFFGVQIAYALQSANISRIFSTLGADPHSLSYFWILPPLAGIIVQPIVGAASDRTWTRFGRRIPYLFIGSLVAVLVMCLLPNAGSFGMAVSTAMIFGLVSLMFLDTSINMAMQPFKMMVGDMVNEKQKGLAYSIQSFLCNAGSLVGYLFPFIFAWVGISNTAPQGVIPDSVIYSFYIGAAILIFCVIYTTVKVKEMPPAEYAQYHGITEEQEHEKINMLKLLVKAPKAFWTVGLVQFFCWFAFMFMWTYTNGSIAANVFDAPTVENTVNGITKIVLDTKSLQYQEAANWVGVLFAVQAIGSVLWAICIPMFKDRRFIYALSLVLGGIGFISTYFVHSPYVLFVSFLLIGCAWAAMLALPFTILTNALSGGHMGTYLGLFNGTICIPQIVAAALGGSILALFTPEGMLPPEINMLVTAGVMLIIGAACVYLIKETKGERA, from the coding sequence ATGAAAGTAAAACCCGATTTAAGTTTCTGGAAACTATGGAATATCAGCTTCGGTTTCTTCGGCGTACAGATTGCGTATGCCTTGCAAAGCGCGAACATCAGCCGTATATTCTCTACTTTAGGAGCCGACCCGCACAGTTTGAGCTATTTCTGGATATTACCGCCGCTGGCAGGTATCATCGTGCAGCCCATCGTAGGAGCTGCCAGCGACAGGACATGGACACGGTTCGGACGTCGCATTCCCTATCTGTTCATCGGCTCGCTGGTTGCGGTACTCGTCATGTGCCTGCTGCCCAATGCCGGCAGTTTCGGTATGGCGGTGAGCACGGCCATGATTTTCGGTCTGGTATCGCTGATGTTTCTGGATACTTCCATTAATATGGCAATGCAGCCGTTCAAGATGATGGTAGGCGACATGGTGAACGAGAAACAGAAAGGACTTGCCTATTCCATCCAGAGTTTCTTATGCAATGCCGGCAGCCTGGTGGGCTATCTGTTCCCGTTCATATTTGCGTGGGTGGGTATCAGCAATACGGCACCCCAAGGGGTTATTCCCGATTCCGTAATCTACTCGTTCTATATCGGGGCCGCCATTCTGATATTCTGCGTTATTTATACAACGGTCAAAGTCAAGGAAATGCCGCCCGCAGAGTATGCCCAATATCACGGTATCACGGAAGAGCAGGAACATGAGAAAATCAATATGCTGAAGCTGCTGGTAAAAGCGCCGAAAGCCTTTTGGACGGTAGGGCTGGTGCAGTTCTTCTGCTGGTTCGCCTTTATGTTCATGTGGACATACACCAACGGAAGCATCGCCGCAAATGTATTTGACGCTCCCACCGTTGAAAATACGGTAAACGGAATCACAAAAATAGTTCTCGACACCAAGAGCCTGCAATATCAGGAAGCTGCCAACTGGGTAGGCGTACTGTTTGCCGTACAGGCTATCGGTTCCGTACTTTGGGCAATCTGCATTCCCATGTTCAAAGACCGCCGCTTCATTTACGCGCTGAGCCTCGTGCTGGGCGGTATCGGATTTATATCCACCTATTTCGTACACAGCCCGTATGTGCTGTTCGTATCTTTCCTGCTGATAGGCTGCGCATGGGCCGCCATGCTGGCACTGCCTTTCACCATCCTGACCAACGCCTTGTCCGGCGGACACATGGGTACGTATCTCGGACTGTTTAACGGAACCATCTGTATTCCGCAAATCGTAGCAGCGGCGTTAGGCGGAAGTATTCTGGCACTGTTTACGCCGGAAGGGATGCTTCCCCCTGAAATAAACATGCTGGTAACGGCGGGTGTGATGCTTATAATCGGAGCTGCCTGCGTATATTTGATAAAAGAGACCAAAGGAGAAAGGGCGTAA